From the Theobroma cacao cultivar B97-61/B2 chromosome 2, Criollo_cocoa_genome_V2, whole genome shotgun sequence genome, one window contains:
- the LOC18608355 gene encoding dehydrodolichyl diphosphate synthase 6, which translates to MNNFSKVRSVRHTLSNLFRKGVCKVLSVGPIPTHIAFIMNGNRRYDQKLNLAKGTGHSIGLLVMLTMLMHCCDLGIRYVTVYAFSIDNFKRKPEEVERVMDLLKFTFELLSEKNSIANLYSVKFHFSGNLDLLNEPVKNAAKELMANTANNSKAFFTFCIAYTSTDEMVSAIREACDERRRAMQEQKKTGGNYGLTKPVEVVDIEKHMYMATAPYPDIVVRTAGENRLSNFLLWQTACSQLYSTPTLWPEVNFWHLVLAVLNFQRNHSYLDKQKKLL; encoded by the coding sequence atgaataattttagtaaagtGAGATCAGTACGCCATACACTAAGCAATTTGTTTCGAAAAGGCGTATGTAAGGTCCTTTCAGTTGGTCCAATCCCCACTCACATAGCCTTCATCATGAATGGAAATCGAAGATATGATCAAAAGTTGAACCTGGCAAAGGGGACAGGGCACAGTATTGGCTTACTGGTTATGTTGACAATGCTCATGCACTGCTGCGACCTGGGTATAAGATACGTAACAGTTTATGCCTTCAGCATTGACAATTTCAAGCGAAAGCCTGAAGAAGTTGAGCGCGTCATGGACTTGCTTAAGTTTACTTTTGAGCTATTAAGTGAAAAGAACAGCATAGCAAACCTCTATAGTGTCAAATTCCATTTTTCGGGCAACCTAGACCTCTTAAATGAACCTGTCAAGAACGCAGCCAAGGAATTAATGGCAAATACGGCCAACAACTCTAAAGCTTTCTTCACATTTTGCATTGCTTACACTTCCACTGATGAAATGGTGAGTGCCATCCGAGAAGCTTGCGATGAAAGGCGGCGCGCAATGCAAGAACAGAAGAAAACGGGTGGGAATTATGGTTTAACAAAACCTGTAGAAGTTGTGGACATTGAGAAGCATATGTACATGGCAACCGCACCTTATCCTGATATAGTGGTGAGGACAGCAGGTGAGAATCGCCTAAGCAACTTTCTGCTGTGGCAAACGGCATGCAGCCAATTGTACTCTACCCCCACGCTGTGGCCAGAGGTGAACTTTTGGCATTTGGTTTTGGCAGTCTTGAATTTTCAGCGAAACCATTCTTACTTGGACAAGCAAAAGAAGCTACTATAA